A genomic window from Helicobacter pylori includes:
- a CDS encoding plasminogen-binding protein pgbA C-terminal domain-containing protein, which translates to MNKQFLILLITLIIFSGCNMRKYFKPSKSQIKGEAYFPNHLQESIVSSNRYGAILKNGAVIGDKGLTQLRIGKNFNYESSFLNESQGFFILAQDCLNKVDEKTRKSKVAKTKETELKLKGVEAEVQDKACHQVELISNNPNASQQSIIIPLETFALSASVKGNLLAVVLADNSANLYDITSQKLLFSEKGSPSTTINSLMAMPIFMDTVVVFPMLDGRLLVVDYVHGNPTPIRNIVISSDKFFNNITYLIVDGNNMIASTGKRILSVVSGQEFNYDGDIVDLLYDKGTLYVLTLDGQILQMDKSLRELNSVKLPFASLNTIVLNHNKLYSLEKRGYVIEVDLNSFDSYNVYKTPTIGSFKFFSSNRLDKGVFYDKNRVYYDRYYLDYNDFKPKLYPHAAEFKPSQKGEKGNAPIYLQERHKTKENKQPLEEDKAKPKNSGFEEEEVKARRREPINDQNNAIKKGAENNAPKEEPKLSPKEEKRRLKEEKKKAKAEQRAREFEQRAREHQERDEKELEERRKALEMNKK; encoded by the coding sequence ATGAACAAACAATTTTTAATCTTACTGATAACTCTCATTATCTTCAGTGGCTGTAACATGAGAAAATACTTCAAACCCTCTAAATCCCAAATTAAAGGCGAAGCGTATTTCCCTAACCATTTGCAAGAAAGTATCGTTTCGTCCAATCGTTATGGAGCCATTTTGAAAAACGGGGCGGTGATAGGCGATAAAGGTTTGACGCAGCTAAGAATCGGTAAGAATTTCAATTATGAAAGCAGTTTTTTAAATGAGAGTCAAGGGTTTTTTATCCTCGCGCAAGATTGCTTGAATAAAGTGGATGAAAAAACAAGAAAAAGCAAGGTGGCTAAGACTAAAGAAACGGAATTGAAATTAAAAGGCGTTGAAGCAGAAGTTCAAGATAAAGCCTGCCATCAAGTGGAATTGATTAGCAATAACCCTAACGCCAGCCAACAATCTATCATTATCCCTTTGGAGACTTTTGCCTTGAGCGCGAGCGTTAAAGGGAATCTTTTAGCGGTGGTGTTAGCGGACAATTCAGCGAATTTATACGACATCACTTCTCAAAAATTGCTTTTTAGCGAGAAAGGTTCTCCGAGCACCACGATCAATTCTTTAATGGCGATGCCTATTTTTATGGATACGGTCGTGGTGTTCCCCATGTTAGACGGGCGTTTGTTGGTCGTGGATTATGTGCATGGAAACCCTACGCCTATTAGAAATATTGTTATTAGCAGCGATAAGTTTTTTAACAATATCACCTACCTTATCGTGGATGGCAATAACATGATCGCTTCTACAGGAAAGCGCATCCTTTCAGTGGTGAGCGGTCAAGAGTTCAACTATGATGGGGATATTGTGGATTTGCTCTATGATAAAGGGACTTTGTATGTGCTGACTTTAGACGGGCAGATTTTGCAAATGGATAAGAGTTTGAGGGAATTAAACAGCGTGAAATTACCCTTTGCTTCGCTCAATACCATTGTATTAAACCACAATAAATTGTATTCTTTAGAAAAGCGCGGGTATGTGATAGAGGTGGATTTGAATAGTTTTGATTCGTATAATGTCTATAAAACACCAACGATAGGTAGTTTCAAGTTTTTTTCATCTAATCGTTTGGATAAAGGGGTGTTTTATGACAAAAATCGGGTGTATTACGATCGCTATTATTTAGATTATAATGATTTTAAGCCAAAACTTTACCCCCATGCGGCTGAATTCAAGCCGTCTCAAAAAGGAGAAAAAGGAAACGCTCCTATTTATTTGCAAGAAAGGCATAAAACTAAAGAAAATAAACAGCCTTTAGAAGAAGACAAAGCTAAGCCAAAAAATAGCGGTTTTGAAGAAGAAGAAGTTAAAGCTAGAAGGCGTGAGCCTATTAATGATCAAAATAACGCTATTAAAAAAGGTGCAGAGAATAACGCTCCAAAAGAAGAGCCAAAACTCAGTCCTAAAGAAGAAAAACGCCGCTTGAAAGAAGAAAAGAAAAAAGCTAAAGCCGAACAAAGAGCGAGAGAATTTGAACAAAGGGCGAGAGAACATCAAGAAAGAGATGAAAAAGAGCTTGAAGAAAGAAGAAAAGCTTTAGAAATGAATAAGAAGTGA
- the dut gene encoding dUTP diphosphatase, producing MKIKIQKIHPNALIPKYQTEGSSGFDLHAVENAIIKPHSVGLVRIGICLSLEVGYELQVRTRSGLALNHQVMVLNSPGTVDNDYRGEIKVILANLSDKDFTIQVGDRIAQGVVQKTYKAEFIECEQLDETSRGSGGFGSTGVSKA from the coding sequence ATGAAAATTAAAATCCAAAAAATCCATCCGAACGCCCTTATCCCTAAATACCAAACCGAAGGTTCTTCAGGCTTTGATTTGCATGCGGTAGAAAATGCAATCATCAAACCTCATAGCGTGGGGTTAGTGAGAATAGGGATTTGTTTGTCTTTAGAAGTGGGGTATGAATTGCAAGTGCGTACCCGTAGCGGATTGGCGTTGAACCATCAAGTGATGGTGTTAAATTCTCCTGGCACGGTGGATAATGATTATAGGGGCGAAATTAAGGTCATTTTAGCGAATTTGAGCGATAAAGATTTTACAATCCAAGTAGGGGATAGGATCGCTCAAGGGGTGGTTCAAAAAACTTATAAAGCCGAATTTATAGAATGCGAACAATTAGATGAAACTTCAAGAGGAAGCGGGGGGTTTGGCAGCACGGGAGTGAGCAAGGCATGA
- the greA gene encoding transcription elongation factor GreA, producing the protein MNKEPMSMHGYNKICAELKQLKEVERPNIVKEIDIARGHGDLKENAEYHAAKEKQRFIEARIVDLSEIISNAQVIDPSVLTHHKVSFGSTIKILNLDNDKEFSYTIVGSVESDPAKGLISFGSPIAKSLIGKSKGDAVSIQLPSGESDFEILDIYYKEICFDEN; encoded by the coding sequence ATGAATAAAGAACCTATGAGTATGCATGGATACAATAAAATCTGTGCGGAATTGAAGCAATTAAAAGAGGTGGAACGACCTAATATTGTGAAAGAAATTGATATTGCTAGAGGGCATGGGGATTTGAAAGAAAACGCTGAATACCATGCCGCTAAAGAAAAACAACGCTTCATTGAAGCGAGAATCGTGGATTTGAGCGAGATCATTTCTAACGCTCAAGTGATTGACCCAAGCGTTTTAACGCACCATAAAGTGAGTTTTGGGAGCACGATTAAAATCCTTAATTTGGATAACGATAAAGAGTTTTCTTATACGATAGTAGGGAGCGTGGAGAGCGATCCGGCTAAAGGGCTGATTTCTTTTGGTTCACCGATTGCAAAAAGTTTGATCGGCAAGAGCAAGGGCGATGCAGTCAGTATCCAATTGCCTAGTGGGGAAAGCGATTTTGAAATTTTAGACATTTATTATAAAGAGATTTGTTTTGATGAAAATTAA
- the lpxB gene encoding lipid-A-disaccharide synthase, whose protein sequence is MPTILVSALEASSNVHLEELRRNLPKDYRFIGVFEGNGALYSPREFSIMGFKDVIGRLGFLLKVHKEMVQLAKQADMVLLMDASSFNIPLAKKIKKQDPHKKIMYYILPQVWAWKKWRAKTLEKYCDFLGAILPFEAGYYQQKAQYVGHPLLDEIKYYKKDIKGETLVFMPGSRKSEIAKIFPLFVEVARILEQNEGFKRRVLVVPSFFKGLDLKALYGEDIECFEISYDAHKSLFEAEFAFICSGTATLEAALIGTPFVLAYRAKTMDFLIARMFVNLHYIGLANIFYNALNDETPGLGESQLHPELIQHFLSVESLLKAYETMDRERYFKESLRLREYLASGSSRKVAKEMAFLLNLT, encoded by the coding sequence ATGCCCACGATTTTAGTGAGCGCTTTAGAAGCGAGCTCCAATGTGCATTTGGAGGAATTACGCCGTAATTTGCCCAAAGATTATCGTTTCATTGGCGTGTTTGAAGGTAATGGCGCGCTTTATAGCCCAAGGGAATTTTCTATCATGGGTTTTAAAGATGTGATAGGCCGTTTAGGTTTTTTACTCAAAGTGCATAAAGAAATGGTCCAATTAGCCAAGCAAGCGGACATGGTGCTTTTAATGGATGCTTCTTCTTTCAATATCCCCCTAGCCAAAAAAATCAAAAAACAAGACCCTCATAAAAAAATCATGTATTATATTTTACCGCAAGTTTGGGCATGGAAAAAATGGCGCGCTAAAACCCTTGAAAAATATTGCGATTTTTTGGGCGCGATTTTGCCTTTTGAAGCGGGTTATTACCAACAAAAAGCCCAATACGTAGGACACCCCTTACTAGATGAGATTAAATATTATAAAAAAGATATTAAGGGTGAAACTTTAGTGTTTATGCCAGGGAGCCGAAAAAGTGAAATCGCTAAAATATTCCCTTTGTTTGTTGAAGTGGCTCGCATTTTGGAGCAAAACGAAGGGTTTAAAAGGCGTGTGTTGGTCGTGCCGAGTTTCTTTAAGGGGTTGGATTTGAAAGCTCTTTATGGAGAAGATATTGAATGTTTTGAAATTTCTTACGATGCGCATAAGAGTTTATTTGAAGCGGAGTTTGCATTCATTTGCAGCGGCACGGCGACTTTAGAGGCTGCTCTGATTGGCACGCCTTTTGTGTTAGCGTATAGGGCTAAAACGATGGATTTTTTGATCGCTAGAATGTTTGTCAATTTGCATTACATAGGGTTAGCGAATATCTTTTATAACGCCTTAAACGATGAGACTCCAGGGCTTGGGGAGAGCCAGTTACACCCCGAATTGATCCAGCATTTTTTGAGCGTGGAGAGTTTGTTAAAAGCGTATGAAACGATGGATAGAGAACGCTATTTTAAAGAAAGCTTGAGATTAAGGGAATATTTAGCCAGTGGGAGTAGCAGAAAAGTCGCCAAAGAGATGGCTTTTTTGCTGAATTTAACTTAA
- the mua gene encoding nickel-binding protein Mua has product MQEELNAYQQEIKDTREVLKKIRLELKQVQEILRKKKNTLKGLKQEIYQKQLEKENSHSNKKPQNTEEWIFPKALEEVEIYTKDNQIIKAKPCKRLFNEGLYLQHRSVLRENRLLKNHLSKKDFEIALLKIELRDLHKEIKLYQVQNLLKDK; this is encoded by the coding sequence ATGCAAGAAGAATTAAACGCCTACCAGCAAGAAATTAAAGACACTAGAGAAGTTTTAAAAAAAATCCGTTTGGAATTGAAACAAGTCCAAGAAATCTTGCGTAAGAAAAAAAATACCTTAAAGGGTTTGAAACAAGAAATCTATCAAAAACAATTAGAAAAAGAAAACTCCCACTCCAACAAAAAACCACAAAATACAGAAGAATGGATTTTCCCTAAAGCCCTTGAAGAAGTGGAAATTTACACTAAAGACAATCAAATCATCAAAGCTAAACCATGCAAGCGTTTGTTTAATGAAGGGCTTTATTTGCAACACCGCAGCGTTTTGCGCGAAAACAGGCTTTTAAAAAACCACCTTTCTAAAAAAGATTTTGAAATTGCGTTGCTCAAAATTGAATTGAGGGATTTGCATAAAGAAATCAAGCTCTATCAAGTCCAAAATCTTTTGAAGGACAAATAA
- the hypA gene encoding hydrogenase/urease nickel incorporation protein HypA yields MHEYSVVSSLIALCEEHAKKNQAHKIERVVVGIGERSAMDKSLFVSAFETFREESLVCKDAVLDIVDEKVELECKDCSHVFKPNALDYGVCEKCHSKNVIITQGNEMRLLSLEMLAK; encoded by the coding sequence ATGCATGAATACTCGGTCGTTTCTTCTCTGATCGCTCTTTGCGAAGAGCATGCGAAGAAAAATCAAGCCCATAAGATTGAAAGAGTCGTGGTCGGTATTGGTGAAAGAAGCGCTATGGATAAGAGCTTGTTTGTGAGTGCGTTTGAGACTTTTAGAGAAGAATCTTTGGTGTGCAAAGACGCTGTTTTGGATATTGTAGATGAAAAAGTTGAACTAGAGTGTAAGGATTGTTCGCATGTTTTTAAGCCTAACGCTTTGGATTATGGGGTGTGCGAAAAATGCCACAGCAAGAATGTAATTATCACTCAAGGCAATGAAATGCGTTTGTTGTCTTTGGAAATGCTAGCGAAATAA
- the flgE gene encoding flagellar hook protein FlgE has product MLRSLWSGVNGMQAHQIALDIESNNIANVNTTGFKYSRASFVDMLSQVKLIATAPYKNGLAGQNDFSVGLGVGVDATTKIFSQGNIQNTDVKTDLAIQGDGFFIISPDRGITRNFTRDGEFLFDSQGSLVTTGGLVVQGWVRNGSDTGNKGSDTDALKVDNTGPLENIRIDPGMVMPARASNRISMRANLNAGRHADQTAAIFALDSSAKTPSDGINPVYDSSTNLAQVAEDMGSLYNEDGDALLLNENQGIWVSYKSAKMVKDILPSAENSTLELNGVKISFTNDSAVSRTSSLVAAKNAINAVKSQTGIEAYLDGKQLRLENTNELDGDEKLKNIVVTQAGTGAFANFLDGDKDVTAFKYSYTHSISPNADIGQFRTTEDLRALIQHDANIVKDPSLADNYQDSAASIGVTVNQYGMFEINNKDNKNIIKENLNIFVSGYSSDSVTNNVLFKNAMKGLNTASLIEGGASASSSKFTHATHATSIDVIDSLGTKHAMRIEFYRSGGAEWNFRVIVPEPGELVGGSAARPNVFEGGRLRFNNDGSLAGMNPPLLQFDPKNGADAPQRINLAFGSSGSFDGLTSVDKISETYAIEQNGYQAGDLMDVRFDSDGVLLGAFSNGRTLALAQVALANFANDAGLQALGGNVFSQTGNSGQALIGAANTGRRGSISGSKLESSNVDLSRSLTNLIVVQRGFQANSKAVTTSDQILNTLLNLKQ; this is encoded by the coding sequence ATGCTTAGGTCTTTATGGTCTGGTGTTAATGGGATGCAAGCCCACCAAATCGCTTTGGATATTGAAAGTAATAATATTGCGAATGTGAATACTACCGGTTTTAAATATTCTAGAGCTTCTTTTGTGGATATGCTCTCTCAAGTCAAACTCATCGCTACTGCACCCTATAAAAACGGGTTAGCGGGGCAGAATGACTTTTCAGTGGGGCTTGGGGTGGGCGTAGATGCGACGACTAAAATCTTTTCACAAGGCAATATCCAAAACACGGATGTCAAAACCGATCTAGCGATTCAAGGCGATGGTTTTTTTATCATTAGCCCTGATAGGGGGATCACTCGTAATTTCACTAGAGATGGGGAGTTCCTTTTTGACTCGCAAGGGAGTTTGGTTACCACCGGCGGGCTTGTGGTGCAAGGGTGGGTGAGAAACGGGAGCGATACCGGTAATAAAGGGAGCGATACGGACGCTTTAAAAGTGGATAATACCGGTCCTTTGGAAAACATTAGAATTGATCCAGGAATGGTGATGCCAGCCAGAGCGAGTAACCGCATTTCTATGAGGGCGAATTTAAACGCTGGAAGGCATGCGGATCAAACAGCAGCGATATTTGCTTTGGATTCTTCAGCCAAAACCCCCTCAGATGGCATTAATCCGGTGTATGATTCAAGCACGAATTTAGCTCAAGTCGCTGAAGACATGGGCTCTTTATACAATGAAGATGGCGACGCTCTTTTATTGAATGAAAATCAAGGGATTTGGGTGAGTTATAAGAGCGCCAAAATGGTCAAAGACATCCTCCCTTCCGCAGAAAACAGCACGCTTGAATTGAATGGGGTTAAGATTTCTTTCACGAACGATTCTGCGGTGAGCAGGACTTCAAGCTTAGTGGCGGCTAAAAATGCGATCAATGCGGTTAAAAGCCAAACAGGGATTGAAGCTTATTTAGACGGCAAGCAGTTGCGTTTGGAAAACACCAATGAATTGGACGGCGATGAAAAGCTTAAAAACATTGTGGTTACTCAAGCCGGGACCGGGGCGTTCGCTAACTTTTTAGATGGCGATAAAGATGTAACGGCCTTTAAATACAGCTACACGCATTCTATTAGCCCTAATGCGGATATTGGGCAGTTTAGGACCACTGAAGACTTGCGTGCATTAATCCAGCATGACGCTAATATCGTAAAAGATCCTAGCTTAGCGGATAATTACCAAGACTCAGCCGCTTCTATAGGGGTTACTGTCAACCAATACGGCATGTTTGAAATCAACAATAAAGACAATAAAAATATTATTAAAGAAAACCTTAATATTTTTGTGAGCGGGTATTCTTCAGACAGCGTAACGAACAATGTTTTGTTTAAAAATGCGATGAAAGGGCTTAACACCGCTTCTTTGATTGAAGGGGGAGCGTCAGCAAGCAGCTCTAAATTCACCCATGCTACCCATGCGACAAGCATTGATGTGATAGATAGTTTAGGGACTAAACACGCCATGCGCATTGAATTTTATAGGAGTGGGGGGGCGGAATGGAATTTTAGGGTGATCGTGCCTGAGCCTGGGGAATTAGTAGGGGGGTCAGCGGCTAGGCCGAATGTGTTTGAAGGAGGCCGTTTGCGTTTCAATAATGACGGATCGCTCGCTGGCATGAACCCGCCTCTTTTGCAATTTGATCCTAAAAATGGCGCTGATGCCCCCCAACGCATCAATTTGGCCTTTGGTTCATCAGGGAGCTTTGACGGGCTCACGAGCGTGGATAAGATTTCTGAAACTTATGCGATTGAGCAAAACGGCTATCAAGCGGGCGATTTGATGGATGTCCGTTTTGATTCTGATGGGGTGCTTTTAGGGGCATTTAGTAATGGCAGGACTTTAGCGCTCGCTCAAGTGGCTTTAGCGAATTTCGCTAACGATGCGGGCTTGCAAGCTTTAGGAGGGAATGTCTTTTCTCAAACCGGAAACTCTGGGCAAGCTTTAATCGGTGCGGCTAATACGGGGCGTAGGGGTTCGATTTCAGGGTCTAAATTGGAGTCTAGTAACGTGGATTTAAGCCGGAGTTTAACGAATTTGATTGTGGTCCAAAGGGGCTTTCAAGCGAACTCTAAAGCGGTAACCACATCTGATCAAATCCTTAACACGCTATTAAATCTTAAGCAATAA
- a CDS encoding zinc ribbon domain-containing protein YjdM — MQDLPPCPKCNDAYTYHDGTQLVCSSCLYEWNESKANDEELIVKDCNNNVLQNGDSVILIKDLKVKGPSLVLKKGTKIKNIKLVNSDHNVDCKVEGQNLSLKSEFLKKA; from the coding sequence ATGCAAGATTTACCCCCATGCCCTAAATGCAACGACGCATACACCTACCATGACGGCACGCAATTGGTTTGCTCTAGCTGTTTGTATGAATGGAATGAAAGCAAGGCTAATGATGAAGAATTGATCGTTAAAGATTGCAACAATAATGTTTTACAAAACGGAGACTCCGTTATTCTCATTAAAGATTTAAAGGTTAAAGGTCCATCTTTAGTGCTTAAAAAAGGCACCAAAATCAAAAACATCAAGCTTGTCAATAGCGATCACAATGTGGATTGCAAAGTGGAAGGGCAGAACTTGTCTTTAAAATCTGAATTTCTTAAAAAAGCCTAG
- a CDS encoding twin-arginine translocation signal domain-containing protein yields the protein MKRRDFIKTTALGATGAVLGAQILQAEERKGSVAKYKIDAHYSIDFDSAEHTSLFIPMPSVVASNVKLQGNHANYQSMLNFGVPYLQVDFSKSAQKKQVHLSYEVASYQLKDRLFDANDFVAMGRYERDDASVANIANQLKGITPKESVRNFYAFIKHDMPKRQKALEGKENLPKRESLPWFATISKESMFVSLCHACGIKSAEVQGLKLGQNSVVKNASRVEVYLQDSLLAFDFQSDRKEVFIPLNRHKDMQLDSALLATFGEAFALVDGRDLGNYESKLFERRMSYTAV from the coding sequence ATGAAACGAAGGGATTTTATTAAAACGACTGCTTTAGGCGCTACAGGCGCTGTTTTAGGAGCGCAAATTCTACAGGCAGAAGAACGCAAGGGGAGTGTTGCAAAATATAAAATAGATGCTCATTATAGCATTGATTTTGATTCTGCAGAACACACTTCGTTGTTTATTCCCATGCCGAGCGTTGTAGCGAGCAATGTGAAATTACAAGGCAATCATGCTAATTATCAAAGCATGCTCAATTTTGGCGTGCCTTATTTGCAAGTGGATTTTTCAAAAAGCGCTCAAAAAAAGCAAGTCCATTTGTCTTATGAGGTCGCTAGCTACCAATTAAAGGATCGTTTGTTTGATGCGAACGATTTTGTAGCGATGGGGCGTTATGAAAGAGACGATGCGAGCGTGGCTAATATTGCCAACCAGCTCAAAGGGATCACTCCCAAAGAAAGCGTTCGTAATTTCTATGCGTTCATTAAGCATGACATGCCTAAAAGACAAAAGGCTTTAGAGGGTAAAGAAAATTTACCGAAACGAGAGAGTTTGCCTTGGTTTGCGACCATTTCAAAAGAGAGCATGTTTGTGTCCTTATGCCATGCGTGTGGGATTAAGAGCGCTGAAGTGCAAGGCTTGAAGCTAGGCCAAAACAGCGTGGTGAAAAACGCTTCTAGGGTGGAAGTGTATTTGCAAGATTCCTTATTGGCGTTTGATTTTCAAAGCGATCGCAAGGAAGTCTTTATCCCATTGAACCGCCATAAAGACATGCAGTTAGATTCTGCCTTATTGGCAACTTTTGGCGAGGCTTTCGCTCTTGTAGATGGTAGGGATTTAGGCAATTACGAGAGCAAACTTTTTGAAAGAAGAATGTCTTATACGGCTGTCTAA